The Terriglobales bacterium genomic interval CGATCCCATCTTGGCCGCGCTGGCCGTGTTTCCCATCATGGTGATCGTGGGCATCTTCATACACTGGTTGCTGGTGCGCTGGCTGCCACGTTCCGACCAGCCGACCCTGCCCTCGCTGTTGCTGATGTTTGGCCTCTGGCTCGTACTCCAGAACCTCGGCTATCTGATTTGGGGCAATACTGACCGGTCCATTTTTACTCCCCGCACGCTCGATGTAATCCACCTCGGCCCCATCATCATTCCGACGATTCGCCTCTACGTTTTCGGCGCCGCCGCCGGGTGTGTGCTGCTGCTGGAAATGCTGCTCAACTGGACATGGTTCGGTCGCGCACTGCGGGCGCTGGTTCAGAATCGCTATGCCGGGCAGATTGTCGGGGTCAACGACCAGAAGGTCGCGGGCTTAACCTTCGGCATTGGCATTGGGTTCGCCGGACTTGCCGGCGCGCTGCTGGCCAGTTTGTATTCCTTTAATCCCGACTTCGGCCGGCCCTTCCTGATCCGCGCCTTCGTCATCATCGTGCTCGGCGGGTTGGAATCCGTTGGTGGTGTCGCGATTGGCGCACTCGTGCTGTCTCTGGTGGAAAGTCTCAGCATCATCTGGCTTCCTGCCGGCTACCAGCTTGCCATTTCTTTCGGGCTGCTCGTGGTCGTGTTGCTTGTCCTTCCCGGGGGCATCGCTAGTTTGCTCGGGAGAATCCGGCGGCTCGCATGAAATCAACACGCCGCTTGTGGCAACTGCTGCCGCCGTTGTTGCTCCTCGCCGTCCTGGCGTTTCTTCCGGCGTTTGGACTCCAGGCCAACGCTCTCCGTCTCCTGTTCGTTTCGTTCGTCTGGATCACGGCCAGTGTGGGGTGGAATCTCCTGGGCGGTTATGCCGGACAGGTCTCGTTTGGCTTCGCGGTGTTTTACGGCATCGGCGCCTACACAACAGCCATGCTGATCGATGGCATCCATCTACACCCATACGTCGCCATTCTTTGCGCGGGGGTAACGGCCGCGATCGCGTCCGTGCTGATCGGACTGCCGACATTCCGTCTGCGCGGCCCTTATTTCGCTATTGCTACCATCGGGGTCAGCGAAACCGTGCGAGTGGTGGCCACCAACCTCGATTTCACCGGCGGCGCCAGCGGCTACCGGATTGCCGAAACCCGCATCTTCAACCAGTCTGAGCATTACTACTCGGCGCTGGTGCTGGCCTCCGCCGCGATCGGCATTTCGTACTGGATCGCCCACAACAAGTTCGGGCTTGGCCTGGGCGCCATCAAGGATGATGAGGATGCCGCCGCCGATTCCGGCGTCAATCCTTTCATCTACAAGCTCAAGGCCCACGCCGTCGCCGCTGCGCTCACCGGGATGGCTGGCGGTATGTTTGCCCGCTATGCCGCGTTCATTCATCCCAACGGCGTCTTTGCTTTTCAAACCAGCGTTCAGATCCTGCTTATGCCCGTCATCGGCGGGCTGGGCACGGTGTGGGGGCCGGTCATCGGCGGCGGTGTCGTCGGCATTATTGAAGAAGAGATTGTTGCCCGCTTTCCCCAGGCTCACCTGCTCCTCTATGGGGGGCTG includes:
- a CDS encoding branched-chain amino acid ABC transporter permease; protein product: MDLADFANLLVAAVLLAGIYAVMSVGMTVIYGVMKIVNLAHAGFMMLGAYFAMELFDRFHLDPILAALAVFPIMVIVGIFIHWLLVRWLPRSDQPTLPSLLLMFGLWLVLQNLGYLIWGNTDRSIFTPRTLDVIHLGPIIIPTIRLYVFGAAAGCVLLLEMLLNWTWFGRALRALVQNRYAGQIVGVNDQKVAGLTFGIGIGFAGLAGALLASLYSFNPDFGRPFLIRAFVIIVLGGLESVGGVAIGALVLSLVESLSIIWLPAGYQLAISFGLLVVVLLVLPGGIASLLGRIRRLA
- a CDS encoding branched-chain amino acid ABC transporter permease produces the protein MKSTRRLWQLLPPLLLLAVLAFLPAFGLQANALRLLFVSFVWITASVGWNLLGGYAGQVSFGFAVFYGIGAYTTAMLIDGIHLHPYVAILCAGVTAAIASVLIGLPTFRLRGPYFAIATIGVSETVRVVATNLDFTGGASGYRIAETRIFNQSEHYYSALVLASAAIGISYWIAHNKFGLGLGAIKDDEDAAADSGVNPFIYKLKAHAVAAALTGMAGGMFARYAAFIHPNGVFAFQTSVQILLMPVIGGLGTVWGPVIGGGVVGIIEEEIVARFPQAHLLLYGGLLIVIVLVEPGGILGALRNLTGRVRRIRDRRADKQTANTPGKSSDEVLWGVGSGPGR